A single region of the Sorghum bicolor cultivar BTx623 chromosome 7, Sorghum_bicolor_NCBIv3, whole genome shotgun sequence genome encodes:
- the LOC8073513 gene encoding probable transmembrane ascorbate ferrireductase 2, producing the protein MAAAPAVRFPVFGLVRLLGLAAAAGILFWAVHYRGGMALSTDEESKLPLFNVHPVLMLIGLVALNGEALLAYKTVPGTKKLKKLVHLAVQFLAMFLSLIGLWAVWKFHDERKIDHLYTLHSWLGLTCFIFFSLQWAAGFWTFWYPGGSRSGRAFLLPWHVFFGIFIYVLAIATSVTGLLEKSIFMQSAKMIERFSTEAMFMNSLGMLLVLLSGLVILAIVSPGPSKIDTYRGSSE; encoded by the exons atggcggcggcgccggcggtaaGGTTCCCGGTCTTCGGGCTCGTGCGGCTGCTGGGCTTGGCCGCCGCGGCGGGCATACTCTTCTGGGCCGTCCACTACCGCGGCGGCATGGCGCTCTCCACCGACGAGGAGAGCAAGCTGCCCCTCTTCAAC GTTCACCCGGTGTTGATGCTGATTGGTTTGGTGGCCTTGAATGGTGAAG CTCTTTTGGCCTATAAAACTGTGCCAGGAACCAAGAAACTGAAAAAGCTAGTGCACCTTGCCGTGCAGTTCCTTGCCATGTTTTTGAGTCTGATTGGTCTCTGGGCTGTCTGGAAGTtccatgatgaaagaaaaattgACCACTTGTATACACTTCACTCGTGGTTGGGCCTTACTTGCTTCATCTTCTTCAGCTTGCAG TGGGCTGCTGGATTTTGGACCTTTTGGTACCCCGGTGGATCAAGAAGTGGCCGTGCATTTTTGCTTCCCTGGCATGTCTTCTTTGGTATATTCATCTATGTTCTTGCTATCGCCACTAGTGTGACTGGACTCCTGGAGAAGTCAATCTTTATGCAGAGCGCCAAAATGATTGAGCGCTTCTCCACAGAAGCCATGTTTATGAACTCCCTGGGAATGCTGTTGGTGCTGTTGAGCGGCCTTGTTATTCTTGCAATTGTTAGTCCTGGACCCAGCAAGATTGACACATACAGAGGCTCTTCTGAGTGA